From the Salvelinus alpinus chromosome 12, SLU_Salpinus.1, whole genome shotgun sequence genome, the window agttggaccacagagtgaaggaaaagcagccaacaagtgctcagcatatgtgggaactccttcaagcatgttggaaaagcattccaggttaagctggttgagagaatgccaagagtgtgcaaagctgtcatccaaGACAAAGactggctgctttgaagaatcgaatttataaaatatattttgatttgtttaactacatgtttttggttactgcatgattccatatgtgttatttcatagatttgatgtcttcacttttattccaCAATGTTGAAAATtgaaaagtaaagaaaaacctttgaatgagtaggtgtgtccaaacttttgactggtactttgtaTATATACAGGCCTCAACCACTACCCTAAGAGCACTTCATTCAGCATATCATGAGGCCCTCATGTTCCTTACTAATCAAAAACGTCTAACATGTCATTGTGATCTCTACTGCGCcgttggctggtcgtcattgaccttgcgtagtcttaaacactggtatacactgatttaaaAGGCCATATTGGGTATAATGTCactttatctctgttcttttttaatcaggtcagtaaataaatataGATTACGGTCCTATTCTCATTTGCTTTCTTGTAGTACCAAGAATTAGAataggtcatggtagaaatagttttagttactcatCTCCGTTGTCCTGGAATTATCTCCTAAACATTTTAAAATTAGATGATCTAGTCACgctggtggagtttaaacacttggtCAATGTAATATCATAAAAAAGTGTAATTGTCGTTAGGACAGCTGTTTTTTAGTTATgacatttgttttttttaatgtaatatgTAATTATTTTACTGTATATGTGTCTAATGTTTTGTTAAATGTTGTATCAGTGTATGTAAGATGTTTTGCCTGAAACTTTGTTCCCCCGTAGctgttggaccaggtctctcttgaaaaatatattttatcttaATGcgaaaaaacctgtataaataaaggttaaataaaaaaagaaaaatgttgGGATTCAGTACAGTATTAATTGTGCAAAAAAAAGTAAGAAAAGCTATATAAAATAGTACTTAGTATTGATGAAAGACTGCACAAATAAAGGAAATAAAAACAAACAAGATTACAAAAGACAAGGGAATTATAGCAAGCTAACTGCAAAACAAATTGTAGAAGTAGCATTTGTTCATTCAGGACTAGCTGACATGCTACCCTGAAGTCAAAGCCCTCCTGCAAGCAGATGTAAGATATCACACAGTGGAGATGCTCGCCATGGAGAGCAGAATCTGGCTGGCATTGTCCTTGGTTTCAGCTTGCTGGATGAGCTGGCCTTCACTCTCCTCTTTTGACAGCGGGAGACCATGTATATCTGGAGAAGCGATGGAAATACTTGTTGCAGGGCAGTTCACTGAAGGCTGTTTTTAACACATCAGTACTTGAACTTGAACTTTACTGTAATTAATTTGAGAATAAATTGTATCCCAAGCTatgtgttccaaagtattccaAATAAACCAGCACACAGTATCATCGACTTAACCAACTCTGTGGTACTCACTAGCTTCAGGCTTGTGCCCGATTCTCCTGATGCAGGCATAAGCGAGGAACACCAAGAGGATGACAGCAAAGAAGAAGAAGCCAGTGGCCAGAATGTAACGCCCGTCCTCTTTGTTTCCTTGCCCTGATAAACAGAAGAAATGATTACAACCCAAATACATTTCTAATACCTATGAACTGCTTGACTGTAATCGCCAACATACCATGTATACCACATTTTGAGTTCTGGGTCTTGTTCCCAGGGAAGATCACAACAAATCCATGTGTACCACACCTGTTGGTGACAAGGTATTACAAGTTATTTAGGAGCCTTTAAAAACATTTCACACGATAGAGGAACTGATATTTGGCTATTTTTCAAAACTGTGTTCTTACTGTGTCAATGGTTTGCAGTGACCCTGTTCAGTGTCAGAGTATGTGTTATTAGGACATGGGACACATTTCCAAGTGTATTCCCTGGAACCTGCCATTGGAAAACATACTTTAAGTTAGCAGTGGCTGTTGATCCTTTCGCTACATTTGTAAATAGTCCGTGACAAGTAGTGAGGAAGGAAAATATATGAATGTCTTACCTGTCCTCTTCAGTTCCTCTCCCTTGCGACATTTCTTTTCCTTTTCACATTTTGAGCAGACATGGTCTGAGCACAGGAAACCAGAGCCACACAAACAGTTTGCGTTTAAGGTTGAGGTGCATGCTCTTGCATAGACTGCCCAGAAAagcaaagagagaaagaagacagCTAGGTGAGAGTCCAATAATTCAGTAATGGGATTTCCAAACAATGACATGAAAAGTGTGCGACCCAGAAGCCACCACTTTCCTGACGTTCTTTCTTTCCTACAGTATCATCTTGTTTTGACCATTGAGGCTCCATCAACAATCTAAGTGTAGGACGCTAATGTTTTTCAGAGCTAGATCAATAGAATGTTTTGTTTATGTCACCTCTCatcttaacccttaccctgtTGGCATTTGAGGCATGGTTGACAGTTCTCTACGCGGTCACTGAACTCGGAGTAGGAGTCCGCTGGGCAGTCACCACAGTCGGTTTTGGCATGAGTGGTGCAGTGCTTCTTCAAAAATGTGCCTATGAACCAAGACAGGATTGTATATCATAATCACTACCACTCACAGAATCACTCATTCAATATTACTTTATATGTCTTATACATCAAGTAATCATCACACAGGGTCCAACTAAAATTTACATACATCATTTTTCAGAATAATTATGATTTTAAAAAAGGATTTCAATTGGTATAATAATTTTATATCATATGTTCAGTTGTTTAATCACTAGTCTACTGAATTGTTGTTAAAGGCCAAAAACGAACCTGGTGGACAAAGTCCACAACATCTGCCATCTTTTTCATACATATCATTGCATCGTAGATCCGCTGCTAAACCCGAAGTCCAAAAACACAGAAgacatatgactgtcatctgtaTGTATTGAGTGTTCATAATGTTAAGTATCCTCTCCTTTCAACCGTGAGGGTTTTATTTGCTGTACACAGTGACGTTACACAGTGGCGTCaggtatctttctctctctctctctctctctctctctctctctctctctctctctctctctctctctctctctctctctctctctctctctctctctctctctctctctctctctctctctctctctctctgtctctctctctgtctctctgtgtgtgggtgtgtgggtttgCCAGTGTGGTGAGATTTTCTGTGAAAAGGTACAGTGAAGAGCAGACTGTGCTGACAGACGCAtgactagggctgtggtggtccttacattttgtcagctggtgattgtcaagcaaaaaACTGCCGgactcacggtaattgaccgttaattaacttGAGCACATTTGTGACCGACCcctcaaatcggtcttatgtagcaaaatttcaaatattttttttacattggataaaagtagagactacaacatggtatatcatacactacagttgaggaacaatgggaaagtaattctgctttgaaagttgataaacttgtataCTCACTtgtgagaaaatggcctttgaatgttttggtactactactggagagcccttctttgtctacacccattcagcattgttcaccccctcttaagctttagccccatccatctctttaagggttgatccgagcattctgtACTGACatcagcagtcaagcacccaagctaacttgctagctacttccagacacaaatgagagaacagctcactgaacattactcgccctagcagagctggttaggctgttatgttatccagagcattggtgactgcaactgtgctgccaGCAACAATTTAGTtgcgcttttttgccaacgtttactgacaccggccatattcaactggtgttgagcgctcctaaattcatcagttattttgcgctctggcacactcagacaagagtgctctgatATCGGAGTAGATGGCTAGACTGCATTTATGAACACACCCAAAGTGGTTACTTGCAtattggagtcttttgttaagacatgtagctaggtagctaaacaatgaaccataatcacaactcatgacgttactaccctgcatgaatctgcaggtagctaaccaacgtCTAtgaacagttgtcgcagtgacattctattaaaatggatacttgcatattcgagtcttttgttaagacatgtagctaactagctaaacaatgaaccattatCACAACTCATGATGTTGCTACGATTTATGCATCTGCAGGTAGATAACCaacgtctatcaacagttgtcgcagtgacattctattgaaatggatacttgcacAGTGGCGtccccagctagcacagtggatccccagctagcacagtgaGTCTGGGCActcggctgagagtcagactcggccAACGTCATGTGGCCTGAGTCTGGGCCGCCTCCGGCActattacttatggctaggatgtGAGGCTTGAGCTCGGTCCGATTCCGATGTGatttatctggcccaaatgtattacttggggctcgggtcgattggggctactctctggcagatgattacacgggctgattgtcacgttcgtcgtaaggtgaaagagaggaggaccaaggcgcagcgtgatatgaatacgtcttctatttatttatgaagatgaacactaaacaaactatacaaaataacaaaacgaacgtgaagctatcatacaaaagtgcagacacaggcaactagacatagacaataacccacgaaatacccaacggaatatggctgcctaaatatgattcccaatcagagacaatgataaacagctgcctctaattgagaaccaatctaggcaaccatagacatacaaacacctagacaagacaaaacacataaatcccccatgtcacaccctgacctaaccaaaataataaagaaaacaaagataactaaggccagggcgtgacactgatttatataattaacatttcatc encodes:
- the LOC139535483 gene encoding tumor necrosis factor receptor superfamily member 5-like, which encodes MNTQYIQMTVICLLCFWTSGLAADLRCNDMYEKDGRCCGLCPPGTFLKKHCTTHAKTDCGDCPADSYSEFSDRVENCQPCLKCQQVYARACTSTLNANCLCGSGFLCSDHVCSKCEKEKKCRKGEELKRTGSREYTWKCVPCPNNTYSDTEQGHCKPLTQCGTHGFVVIFPGNKTQNSKCGIHGQGNKEDGRYILATGFFFFAVILLVFLAYACIRRIGHKPEANIHGLPLSKEESEGQLIQQAETKDNASQILLSMASISTV